A single region of the Candidatus Bathyarchaeota archaeon genome encodes:
- a CDS encoding DNA-directed DNA polymerase II small subunit, with amino-acid sequence MQPSQKEHSALRNIREAIETLTSAGYQLEAEAFELIKTLHDEEYFDRLIYEAIAEAERQIPKPLIITRSMIIKTLEKVTKKVYVQEVKVQTRSRIPLAKEVDSDFELVRDGSEESESGGTIDDFNRYFKDRFNRLSKIIRERLDFKDAGDLTDALESRYGDKVKMVAIVMDKRERSGQLFFDIEDLESTAVLLVPRGNRELYDTARTILPDQVIGIEASRGKGDLFIAEQILFPDIPERRPVSTDYPVNVALISDIHFGSRTFRDDAFERFIMWLNGKVGSQRHIEAAFKTKYILIAGDLVDGIGVYPRQEEELAITDIYKQYRLVAQYIEQIPDYIEVIIIPGNHDAVRQALPQPAIPREFAEPILEARGVRNLGNPSEFKLHGVHFLMYHGRSLDDIIATVPNLNMKIPEKAMEYLLKCRHLAPEYGGRTSLAPEGKDRLIIAEPPDVFQSGHVHVAKTSMYRGTIVVNCGTWQEQTEYQRRMGVDPTPGVAPILNLQNMQVNMMDFLHERE; translated from the coding sequence GTGCAGCCCTCCCAAAAAGAACATTCGGCACTCCGTAATATCAGGGAAGCCATAGAAACCTTAACGTCAGCAGGTTACCAGCTTGAGGCTGAAGCGTTTGAACTTATAAAAACGTTACATGACGAGGAATATTTTGATAGACTCATCTATGAAGCTATAGCTGAGGCTGAGAGACAAATACCGAAACCACTCATCATAACAAGATCAATGATCATTAAAACTCTTGAAAAGGTTACTAAGAAGGTTTACGTTCAGGAAGTGAAGGTACAAACTCGGTCAAGGATCCCTCTTGCAAAGGAGGTTGACAGCGATTTTGAACTCGTCAGAGATGGTAGTGAAGAGTCTGAGTCTGGTGGAACAATAGATGATTTCAACAGGTACTTTAAGGATAGGTTCAATAGACTTTCTAAGATTATTCGTGAGAGATTAGACTTCAAGGATGCCGGCGACCTGACCGACGCCCTCGAATCGAGGTATGGGGATAAAGTCAAAATGGTTGCCATAGTCATGGATAAACGTGAACGTTCAGGACAATTATTCTTTGACATTGAAGATTTGGAGAGTACAGCTGTCCTGCTGGTTCCTCGAGGAAACAGGGAACTATATGATACTGCAAGAACTATTTTGCCTGACCAAGTGATTGGAATAGAAGCTTCACGTGGAAAGGGCGACCTCTTCATAGCTGAACAGATACTCTTTCCTGATATCCCAGAGAGAAGGCCTGTAAGCACAGATTACCCCGTCAATGTGGCGCTAATCTCAGACATACATTTCGGAAGTAGAACGTTCAGGGACGATGCTTTCGAGAGGTTCATAATGTGGCTTAATGGTAAGGTTGGATCTCAGAGACATATAGAAGCAGCCTTCAAGACTAAATACATATTGATTGCAGGGGATCTCGTGGATGGCATAGGCGTTTATCCAAGGCAAGAGGAGGAGTTGGCGATCACGGACATATATAAACAGTACAGGCTCGTCGCCCAATATATTGAGCAGATACCTGATTACATAGAGGTTATAATTATTCCTGGAAATCATGATGCTGTGAGACAGGCCTTGCCCCAGCCGGCGATACCTAGAGAATTCGCTGAGCCAATCCTTGAGGCTAGGGGAGTAAGGAACTTAGGGAACCCTTCTGAATTCAAACTTCACGGAGTACATTTCTTAATGTATCATGGAAGAAGTTTAGACGACATTATTGCGACGGTTCCAAATCTTAATATGAAGATACCTGAGAAGGCCATGGAATACCTTTTGAAATGTAGACATTTAGCACCTGAATATGGAGGTAGAACGTCCCTTGCGCCTGAGGGAAAGGATAGACTCATCATCGCTGAGCCTCCAGATGTATTCCAGTCGGGCCATGTACATGTTGCCAAGACATCAATGTATAGGGGAACTATCGTTGTGAACT